Part of the Lolium rigidum isolate FL_2022 chromosome 6, APGP_CSIRO_Lrig_0.1, whole genome shotgun sequence genome, tttcgagagtgcgacaaacttgcttctttctaattaaactagggttttgagaagagaggggagagtttgcatcataacttaagttgcatgattgaattcaaacttaagttgaatttgaatttcaaattcaaacatcaaatgaatatctcataaattcaattgtgaggaaattcatcaagtaaattataaataataaacaatataagcaattaaggtaaagtaaagctcattagagaaaactttgagctttattgatcatcacacaatttacattgtcattacaatattcataatggaaataaatgaatattacaacacattacaagaattgggaaattgataaataaaagagaataaaaaagaaaagtacaagtaatGACCCTAGTCTAAatgctacaagatcatcttcacttcatCTTGGATTTGATAAACTCCATGTTCATTTTGATCAATTGTTGATCCCTGTAATCACACAAACAAAGACCAaagacaagtgttatgccaagtggcattgccacttggcaagttagcaataaaatgagaagttgagaggatattatcaagatcagccgagctgatccaccaaatggaccaagtTCCAACCAGGAACCACACAGTGCAGCTCACAAGGCAAGTGTGCATGTCCACCGAAGCACATACACagccagggagagtcaccaagatgactaggccaagctgtcgaccagggagagcaagagagcacatatttaaacttttcagagccaaaccctagccatttgcttcatccaacgacagcaacagggtaagtcaccaagaacaccaagaacagcttgaacaagAGGAACAGCCAGGTCTTGCTCAACTTGTCCAATCTCACCACCGAATCGGACCAAGAATCACAAGTCACAAggaggagcgagggcaagtcaagcaaaccaccggaagcaaatcctctacaacaacactttaatctaggagctggagtgaggtatacacttcatcatgagcaaaccagatggttttgctcataaattgcACTGAGCATGATCTCAAACACAccacaagggtagaaaccctatatgtgagtcatcatatggctaccggccaaattggtgcaagtgaacaagagagaaacaaataggaaagcacctcgggaacattggctatgccaaaccagtgacataatcaaagaaatccaacaagggatgatcctatctagctaatCAGTTTCACTCAGCACCTatagccactacaccatcagacagatagactataaagtgtctattcttgtttgtcaacatcaaagatcactggaaatccaacaaggaattacccagtgatgcattcataagccatagcaagccaacaagggtgggagctacctaaacagcaatgaattgctgtcaaggttacctcaaccactgaaacagcacaaatatcatcacccagatttgggttcaaagatgagctagggtccccaaccactgttggcatccctctagctccatcAAGTTTATCACAagaatcatcactgcaagcagttcatctcatttatccatcaaacaaagcaaggtaatacagataaatgaattatacaagtaACCAAGTCACCAGAatcatgcacatgatccagaggatcactgcaagcatcagatgatgcttgagcaagcaccagcaatgATCTGTGCCACACTTATACACGAGAGAGAAGTAACAGACAAGGCACAGCAACAGGTAACCAATCCAATGATCAGCTATTGATGCTCACATGATCATTAAAGCTTGTTAGAGCATGCtgctgcatgctagaactcactctaagcattaacacatggacagataattaaattaatcatataactgaacaattgcatcacagataagggcatcaggaagcacaattgtatccagaagcactttaTCAAAGAAAGGGGCAGTTAAATTAGCAACTAGGCTcaaatgagcatgtccatgaattaaaGCACAGCTAAAATCtcatcaggagcactggcacttgccaaaggcaaggatcatcacagtATGATCAAGTCAGGGGCAAGCAATGGCATGTACAGGAGAGGCATAGTACACCAAGCAACAAGCAGAGCCACTAAATTACACAGAGCACCACAGCAtgatcatgagcaagagctcatgagttgcaacagctaATAATGGAGAAAGAACAGCAGAAGCACAGCCACATAGGCACAGTAGCATAGCAGCAGAGCAACAGCAGCAGTTAACCAGAAGTACAACAGCAGCACACACGCATGCACAGCAAGCGCAAGCAGCGGGCACGGCACAGCATCTCCATGGGAGAGGCAGGGCAAACCCTAGAGCAGAGCACAGAGAAGGAGGAAGGAAGAGAGTATTGGAGGcgtgtacctggagcagagcaccggcgtgccatggcggcacggcggcacaggccACCCACGgggcgccaagccgcgcctggctcGGCGTCGCCGAGCACGAGCACCCCATCAGCAGCACGGCGGCCACGGCACCCGGTGTCGCCGGAGAGCAAGCACATCACCGCGCAACCTCCTCGGCCGTGCGGGAGAACGCGGACGGGGGCGAACGGCGAAGGAGACGATGAANNNNNNNNNNNNNNNNNNNNNNNNNNNNNNNNNNNNNNNNNNNNNNNNNNNNNNNNNNNNNNNNNNNNNNNNNNNNNNNNNNNNNNNNNNNNNNNNNNNNGCATTGCAACTCATCAGCTCATTCCCATCATCCCATACAAGAGGAAGAGGCGACCTGCATCTGGTAGACACTGACTTCCATATGCTCAAAATCAGGTCCccagaagaagaaaaaatgtgTGACTTCACATGCTCAAAATCAGCCCCCAACTCATTAAAATCTAAGAGTTAACCTTCCATTTGGAAAGCAATCATAACAGTGCACAGCCTTCTACCTTGTTTGATCCTACTACAACAGGTCTAATCTTTTGTCTCCGCAAACACGCGGCTCGGGTTCCACATTCACAAGCGTTTCAAGAAACGCATGAAAAAAAATCTGTCAACAGCTCGAAACTCCGCAACACGGCCTATCCCAGAATAACAGATCAGTATCGCCGAGCCGTAACTCTGTTATCGTCAACGAGGACGTCAGGAATCAAAATGTTTCATGTCGCACCACCGTAAGAATGGCAGTCGATGGCAAAGCCCTCCTCAGGTTGGCCATGAAATGCTTTCGACGAATCAGGTTTGCTTGGGGTCAGAGCTCTTGCTCTCCAGGTCGTCCAGAAACTTGTTGCAGGTGTCCATGGTGCGCGCATCTAGCAGGGAGTGGTTCCAGAGCTTGATCATGACGAACCGCCAACTCCTGTTCATCCAGCGTTAAAAAAGGTTACAAATCAAGCCACGGGCATGTAGGGTGAGGTGTTCATAGCGGATTTCTCAAGCAGTCGTTTACCATCGTAGAGCGGGGTTGTGCACAAGTTCTTGTCCATGATGCTGGGAGAATGCCTCACAGGCCCATGGTATATGGGCATCCGCAAGTACCCTGCAGTTGACGTTTACAGTATGAAAACTGGAATATGCATCTCCAGGAAGGATACAAGACAGCTACTAGTTCCAATGGCTACATATATGTTGCCAAATCAAGAAGAATGGAGCACCACTATTAGTTCCAATGGCTTTTTACTACGGAAAGAACACAACAAATTTAAGAATTTAAATTTTATAAGTAGTTCAAAATTCCGAGAGCAATGCTCTAAATCCTCGTCagtaaaatggaaaaaaaattctGGTGACATATCCATAAGCAACGACATTTAATGGCATATACTCCCAAATTCCACATTACTAGTGACATGGTATTACTTCAAAGTTTTATAATTTTACCTGGATCAACCTAATGTTCTATGACTTATATCCAATCATACAAGTACTACAACTGCCACTACGTATCAGCATTCAGTAATCTAAATTGACTTGGCAAAACTCAGCAAAAATTTGGTTACTCTGTCGATACCTTCCAGGAAATTATTAGTCTGAGCAAGAGTTGCTTTATAGGGGGGAAAATGGCTAAAACATGACTTATCAGTAAAAACTATTAGAGTTAGTTCACCAAGGCCAAGTTGTGTACCACCGAAAATAATAAAAGTTCTGTGATATCCAGAACTAAGAAGGAAATGTTGGGGACAGGCCTGACCTTTGTTTCCGAACAAATGAATTCCACATATGCATAATTTGCTTCTCGTCTTTTGTAACATCAGAAAAACCATCAAGCAACTGCATCTCAGAAAAATTAAGATAACCAGAATCAAATATTTATACAGGTGAATGTAGAAGCATGCAGATATTATAAGTTTGAGTGGAGCAAGAAGTTTATCGCATTTTACTGTCATATCTTCAAAGTCAGCGATGTCATCATCAATTTCGTCCTCACTGTCATGATCTGCCAAAACCTCTTCTAGTTCCATTCTCTACAAAATGTTAAATTGCGGTCAAGCTAAATTTCGTATCTAGCCTACTCCAACTTGCTCAGGGCAAAAGGCTTTgacattgttgttgttgttgtgaattAATATTGGAATATCTAGCAAAGAACAGTGTCAAATAACAACAGTAGTACACTACCACTAAGAATAACATTCAATTAATATTGACAAGTGAAAAGAAATGATTAAACTATGCCCTGAAGATAAACAGGTGTCAGCAAACTTTCATTCATCTCCACATGCTTCATCTAGAAATACCAGTGTTGGCCATTAAACTTATGGATATAAAATTCAGGATCTGATAATGTAGACAAATTATAATATTTAAATACCCTCCATGGTTCAAAAAAGCGTTCCTGAGCGTACGCTTAAGCGTTGATTAGAGCTAAGCGGAGCCCTTCCGCTCAGCTTTCGATCTGAGCGAGAAGAAAAGCGAGGAGGAGTTGTGGAGGCGGGCTCTCAGGTAGAAGCAAGAGGATTAGGGTAAGGAATCCCGTACTCATCCCAATTTCACTCCCATGTCGAGGCAGAAGCACCATTGGGGCTCCTCCACGCCATTGGTCAAGCTCTTCTTCCGCGCCGCCCTGTAGATCTTCCTCAAGGCCACCTAGACAGGGTCCCCTTCCTCCAGAAGCTCGTTCCCCTCGTCCCCTTCCAGTCCAGATCGAGGGGATCAAAGTGAGAGAGGCGGGTGTGCATGAGTGGCGGCTATGACTTGGGACCTGGGAGGCTGGGATGCACTGATGCAGGAGGGGATCGATTTATTTGCAGTGTGTGAGGTTCTTGGGCTTTTTGGAGGAGATCGATTTATTTGCAGTGTGTGAGGTTATTGGGCTTTTTGGAGGGGATCAATGTGTGTGGCTACGACCTAAGAAGCAAGAGGCATCTTGTTGAGCCTTTTGTTGGACCAGAAACAACACAGGACTACATGAGGTTATTCCATATTTTTTATTTTAGGCTTACATATGTCTGTTTTGCCCTGCACGCTTAAGCGGCGCTTAAGCTTGCTTAAACAGCAGTTCCTCTAGGCAGAGCCTCACCGCTCGCTTAGCGCTTAGCACTTTTTTGAACTTTGATACCCTCCATGTGTGCAGGCGTTAAATTATAGACATGCATGTGTATTTCAATAGGTACATGCGACCAGGGAAGAGAAGTGAAAGCCTCTTTTGCAGCAAGCATAGACACCCATGCTCAATGACATACACAAAATATAGCTGAGTGCTGCATGATTGTAATCACCTGCGCCTTCTGAGAATGGAAGAACTCACGTTTTTGCAGCAGTAGACGACTGCCAGATGGTATGCGCACAAACAAACAACAAGTTAGTTGAACAACTTCCATCAGAAGAGCCTCAAGAAACAATTAAATGGAATGTAACAGGATATCAAGAACATAAATAGAATGGACTACTTTCTGGGGTGAGTTCGATCAACAGAGAGCTTCCTTGACTTCCCAAACTCTAGAACTCCTGGTGTTGAATGATTGCTACCATGTAATGCGGGATGAGAATCAATTGAAGATTGTGGCACAGAAATCCCTGAAAAATTCAGGTAAAATCAGGAAGAACATATGCAACAGATTTCAGGCAAAATACGAATCATTTATCTACCAGAATAAGGAAAGACTAAAATGGGGACAGGACATCCCAGAGACTGAGAGTGGCTGAGCATAAGAAAACAGAAATGGAGGCAATCCTGTAGGTTTTCCACTACATTGCTAGCAGGATCATAATGACAAATCAAGTAACCAGTTCACCAGACAGTAGCTAGCCAGGAGACCATATAACCACAATCAACACTGAAGTAATGATTGAAGAACTGAACTTTCTAGGGTTCCTAGCATGCAATGCATAAAGTGATAATAGAGTTAGTTATGGGCAACATAGTCAAACAAAAAATTATCAATCAAATTTGAAAACTCGAAGGAGACGACATGTCCAATTGAAGGATGGGAGCTGTTCCATCAGTTTAACAATCTGACATTAGTTCATCATGGTGGCAAGGAATAAAAGATAGAACAAAAATCGTATTTGCCACCGACTGTTGAATGAAAATCCCAATCTGTCAAAGAAGAAAACGTGCTTCCTTCAGTGCTACCCATTTCCAAAACCTTGAAAAAATTCCTCACCACCATCCGTGCCCCATCCATTTGCAGTAAAGTGGATTGCTAAGCGAACATATTGACCTTCTGTGGCTAACTCAATAGCACAAGGAAAAAAAGGTGGCACATCTCGACGCCTGCAGACCAGTAGCATAAGCAATAGCACGGCAAGCTCTAGCTCAACTGAGCCACTACGAAGTCATCGTCGTTGCACGCCTGGACATTACTACTGTGTGCTTCTGTGCTCACGCTTCCAGATGGTGGATGCAGACGATGCCATGAACTAAGTTGTTTGGAGGTTCATTTGGGATTCAAAAGGGGCAAGGGAAAAAATCACAGGATTCTCGAGGGAAAGATACACATTTCAGCAAATAAACATTTTTGGGGGAGTTGGTGACAACGGGGCTCACGACGATGGCAGATAATGGTAAAGGTTTTAGAAATGGGTGGCACTGAAAGACAGATTTTATTGGTGAAAACTAAGATCATGTCAACATACGATGGCATATAATATATTTTCTTTGAGGAGCACACATCAAACATGATAGGAATTGTGAAACACTATGGGTGTTTCCATTTGAATGTAGTTTGTTACCTATGCCAAGAGCCAATAAGATATGAAATGTACCATTTTCGTTCGGGACATAATCCACCCCAGACCCTTTATAGGCATCTTTGGATGATCCTGCTTCCAGAGTATGTGCATGTACATGACCCATATTTTCTGGTGATCTTGGTTCCACATTATCATTGTCCGCAGGAACAGTCTTTCCAGGTGATCCTAGTTCCATGATATGTGTATGTACATGCTTGGTCTTCTCGACTGTTGTTTCTAACCTTCTACACCTTTTCTTAACCCTTGATCTAATGGAACACAGTTAGGCAAATTGAGCAGAGAATTTAGCATTGTTAAAACTAATGGGGTATGAGCGCACCGGTAGAAAAATATTTTCTTGATTCGTTCATCTTCTTCTCCTGCCCTACTTACAAGCTGGAAATTGAACAGGGAATTAGTTTTCCAAATTCAAACTAGCATTTTGACGAAAACGCAGCCCAGACCATGCCAGGCAGGATTCCGTCTGGTCTAGGTGCAGCATTTCCTTTTGAATTCAGAGGAAACAGAACAAGGACCAATATTGAGATCGCATTCGTGTAATATCCATAGACATTTCTGATAATTGAAACACTAGTAAAGTCCTGAATTCAGTGACAACGTCTCCAAATATACCAACATCATTTTATTTTTCAGTTACTGAATGGTAGAGTACATTCGACATCCTACGTCACAACTTACCTCCGCTCTCCTGGTATCATCAATCTTCAAACGAACATTAACAGTTTGGTGGTTTTCACATACCTGCGTCGACAAGAAGATAGAATTAATTATCAAACCTGTGTGATTGAACAAGAGTTTGCGATGGAGAGTTCAGAGGATAACAAACCGCAAACTCAAAGTGGAATAGCTCATGTGATGAGATTAAATGATATTCCAGACCCTAGTACCACAAAAAGAATCACAATATGAGATATGGAACAGAAGGCTATTGGTTAAACAAAAAGGTTTAGTCGAGGAGAAAGAAAACAAAAAC contains:
- the LOC124660147 gene encoding polycomb group protein EMF2B-like isoform X2, coding for MPGLTLPNHDPAYPRSADQTCGQESRAQLSPDEELTLYIKPIELYNVIQNRAIKNPPSLQRCLRYKIGAKRKKRIQISVSVSGSANTELPSHGIFPLHALFARATSNDSRDGHSPVYRFSRACLLTSFSESEDSDHTKATFTIPDFKSLATSQVCNLHIILISYGQCGQNLSENFSENHMEYSSPQKLGGQCSWGKIPIDLFCSSLDTVTLSLGRTMELTSDIRMCPGFIEPTFLEHGSCFTFCSRKADATGSYELQARIDAQEAGAIGMNSSRYNSYSYDNVPPSSLPHIIRLRTGNVLFNYNHCNEILQSEVTEDFSCSICLVKCGSFKGLEYHLISSHELFHFEFAVCENHQTVNVRLKIDDTRRAELVSRAGEEDERIKKIFFYRSRVKKRCRRLETTVEKTKHVHTHIMELGSPGKTVPADNDNVEPRSPENMGHVHAHTLEAGSSKDAYKGSGVDYVPNENGTFHILLALGIGISVPQSSIDSHPALHGSNHSTPGVLEFGKSRKLSVDRTHPRNRLLLQKREFFHSQKAQRMELEEVLADHDSEDEIDDDIADFEDMTLLDGFSDVTKDEKQIMHMWNSFVRKQRVLADAHIPWACEAFSQHHGQELVHNPALRWSWRFVMIKLWNHSLLDARTMDTCNKFLDDLESKSSDPKQT